The following are encoded in a window of Halosolutus halophilus genomic DNA:
- a CDS encoding ArsA family ATPase has product MTDCIFYGGKGGVGKTTCAAATGLRLADAGRDMLIVSTDPAHSLADSLETAIGPEPTALDGVGDGSDESVGPGELWAVEIDPDTRKERYEKLARALAADLRSAGIRLDEEEVERIFAAGAPAGSDELAALDLLVEYVDEGEWDVVVFDTAPTGHTLRLFDTPEVMGLALETTRSLRGQVRRIGTAARSAVLGPMSMMTGTDRDEDDLVRFQERLERARDVLVDPERTAFRVVTHPERMAIAESERLVERLREAGVPIDRLVVNRVFEGPAEGCSRCRARQERHERRVDEIRETFPDLEVTTVPELEGEVQGRETLSAIADRLPE; this is encoded by the coding sequence GTGACCGACTGCATCTTCTACGGCGGGAAAGGCGGCGTCGGGAAGACGACCTGCGCGGCGGCGACCGGACTCCGACTCGCCGACGCCGGCCGGGACATGCTGATCGTCTCGACCGACCCGGCCCACTCGCTGGCGGACTCGCTCGAGACCGCGATCGGGCCGGAGCCGACGGCGCTCGACGGCGTAGGCGATGGGTCCGACGAGTCGGTTGGGCCGGGCGAACTCTGGGCGGTCGAGATCGACCCCGATACCCGCAAAGAGCGGTACGAAAAACTGGCGCGGGCGCTCGCGGCCGACCTGCGAAGCGCCGGCATCAGGCTCGACGAGGAGGAGGTCGAACGGATCTTCGCCGCGGGCGCGCCCGCCGGGAGCGACGAACTCGCCGCGCTCGACCTGCTCGTGGAGTACGTCGACGAAGGCGAGTGGGACGTCGTCGTCTTCGACACGGCGCCGACGGGCCACACGTTACGGCTGTTCGACACGCCCGAGGTGATGGGGCTGGCCCTCGAGACGACCCGATCGCTTCGCGGGCAGGTCCGCCGGATCGGGACCGCGGCCCGCAGCGCAGTGCTCGGCCCGATGTCGATGATGACCGGCACCGATCGCGACGAGGACGACCTCGTCCGGTTTCAGGAACGCCTCGAGCGGGCGCGCGACGTCCTCGTCGATCCCGAGCGCACGGCGTTTCGCGTCGTCACCCATCCCGAACGGATGGCGATCGCCGAATCGGAGCGACTCGTCGAACGACTCCGCGAGGCCGGCGTTCCGATCGATCGCCTCGTCGTCAACCGGGTCTTCGAGGGCCCGGCGGAGGGGTGTTCGCGCTGTCGGGCCCGGCAGGAGCGTCACGAACGCCGCGTCGACGAGATCCGGGAGACCTTCCCCGATCTCGAGGTTACGACCGTGCCCGAACTCGAGGGTGAGGTGCAGGGTCGCGAGACCCTCTCGGCGATCGCCGATCGGCTGCCGGAGTAG
- a CDS encoding ABC transporter ATP-binding protein, translating into MPAITVDNLTKSYGQTLALDDLSFDVEEGEVFGFLGPNGAGKSTTINVLLDFVRPTAGQVQVLGLDAQAHSREIRSRTGVLPEGYQTYDRLTARQHLEFAIESKGVDDDPEALLERVDLADAIDKKAGGYSKGMSQRLMLAMALVGEPELLILDEPSTGLDPNGAREMREIVREENARGATVFFSSHIMEQVEAVCDRVGILREGEMVAVDSVEGLRDSVEGGTALRVTVDRIDDDALQAVRSLPDVGDAAVENGTPPTVVVQVDGSKTTVLSTLEDHGIDVQDFSTTEASLDDVFRSYTTGVQA; encoded by the coding sequence ATGCCCGCAATCACAGTCGACAACCTGACCAAATCCTACGGTCAGACCCTCGCCCTCGACGACCTCTCGTTCGACGTCGAGGAGGGTGAGGTATTCGGCTTCCTTGGTCCCAACGGGGCTGGAAAGTCGACGACGATAAACGTCCTGCTGGATTTCGTCCGTCCGACCGCCGGGCAGGTCCAGGTCCTCGGACTCGATGCGCAGGCACACAGCCGCGAGATCCGCTCGCGGACCGGCGTCCTCCCCGAAGGTTACCAGACCTACGATCGGCTCACCGCCCGCCAGCACCTCGAGTTCGCGATCGAGTCGAAAGGCGTCGACGACGACCCCGAAGCCCTCCTCGAACGGGTCGACCTGGCCGACGCGATCGACAAGAAGGCCGGCGGCTACTCGAAAGGGATGTCCCAGCGGCTCATGCTGGCGATGGCGCTCGTCGGCGAGCCGGAACTGCTGATCTTGGACGAACCCTCCACCGGCCTCGACCCCAACGGGGCCCGCGAGATGCGCGAGATCGTCCGCGAGGAGAACGCCCGCGGCGCGACGGTCTTCTTCTCGAGTCACATCATGGAACAGGTCGAGGCGGTCTGTGACCGCGTCGGCATCCTCCGCGAGGGCGAGATGGTCGCCGTCGACTCCGTCGAAGGGTTGCGCGACTCCGTCGAGGGCGGGACGGCCCTGCGGGTCACCGTCGACCGGATCGACGACGACGCCCTGCAAGCGGTGCGTTCGCTACCCGACGTTGGCGACGCCGCCGTCGAGAACGGAACCCCGCCGACGGTCGTCGTCCAGGTCGACGGCTCGAAGACGACCGTCCTCTCGACGCTCGAGGATCACGGGATCGACGTCCAGGACTTCTCGACGACCGAGGCGTCGCTCGACGACGTCTTCAGGTCCTACACCACGGGGGTGCAAGCATGA
- a CDS encoding translation initiation factor: MANDDDELDDLLDELDTQGDLETSQQVLSIRTESRRYDKPVTIVEGFDLPTDEIQSIASDLKSSMGTGGTVDEGRIELQGDHRDRVPDLLRERGFDVRE; this comes from the coding sequence ATGGCAAACGACGACGACGAACTCGACGACTTGCTCGACGAACTCGACACCCAGGGTGATCTCGAGACGTCCCAGCAGGTCCTGTCGATCCGGACCGAGAGCCGCCGGTACGACAAGCCGGTGACGATCGTCGAGGGGTTCGACCTCCCGACGGACGAGATACAGTCGATCGCGTCGGACCTGAAGTCCTCGATGGGAACCGGCGGCACGGTCGACGAGGGGCGGATCGAACTCCAGGGCGATCACCGGGACCGCGTCCCGGACCTGCTTCGCGAGCGAGGATTCGACGTCCGCGAGTGA
- a CDS encoding GNAT family N-acetyltransferase produces the protein MSIRSATADDFEAIKAVARETWHDTYEELDAETIEYTVVSWYTDDSMPLEAPGTVVLVAERDGDIVGFTHAVAQGEQADILRMYVHPDHQGEGVGTDLHERLLAEIERYDVDRVRSLDFAFNDVSRAFYEGLGFEQTGEGEVEIDGEFYPEAVYTLEL, from the coding sequence ATGAGCATCCGATCGGCGACTGCCGACGACTTCGAGGCGATCAAGGCGGTCGCACGCGAGACCTGGCACGACACCTACGAGGAACTCGACGCCGAGACGATCGAGTACACCGTCGTGAGCTGGTACACCGACGACTCGATGCCGCTCGAGGCACCTGGAACGGTCGTTCTCGTCGCTGAACGCGATGGTGACATCGTCGGCTTCACACACGCCGTCGCTCAGGGCGAGCAGGCGGACATCCTCCGGATGTACGTCCATCCCGACCACCAGGGCGAGGGCGTCGGGACCGACCTTCACGAGCGGTTGCTCGCGGAGATCGAGCGGTACGACGTCGATCGCGTCCGGTCGCTCGACTTCGCGTTCAACGACGTCAGCCGAGCGTTCTACGAGGGACTCGGCTTCGAGCAGACCGGCGAGGGCGAAGTCGAGATCGACGGCGAGTTCTACCCAGAAGCAGTCTACACGCTCGAACTCTAG
- a CDS encoding GNAT family N-acetyltransferase, with protein sequence MELRPATMDDREAIREVARATWHDTYDELDVETIDETIDDWYGDETLKLALEQAGTAFLVAEKDGEVVGFTHGVVQNDEGDVLRMAVHPDHQGEGIGTELHERLREDLQDFNMERMRAIDLASNEVGQRFYEQQGFERTGEGEVEMGGEQRREVVYTLEL encoded by the coding sequence ATGGAACTCCGACCAGCCACGATGGACGATCGCGAGGCGATCAGGGAGGTCGCGCGAGCCACCTGGCACGACACCTACGACGAACTCGACGTCGAGACGATCGACGAGACGATCGACGACTGGTACGGCGACGAGACCCTGAAACTGGCCCTGGAACAGGCCGGGACCGCGTTCCTCGTCGCGGAGAAAGACGGGGAGGTCGTCGGCTTCACCCACGGCGTCGTCCAGAACGACGAGGGCGACGTCCTCCGGATGGCCGTCCACCCGGACCACCAGGGAGAGGGTATCGGGACCGAGTTACACGAACGGCTCCGGGAGGACCTGCAGGATTTCAACATGGAACGGATGCGGGCGATCGACCTCGCGTCGAACGAGGTCGGACAGCGGTTCTACGAGCAACAGGGGTTCGAGCGGACCGGAGAGGGCGAGGTCGAGATGGGCGGCGAACAGCGCCGGGAAGTGGTCTACACCCTCGAATTGTAG
- a CDS encoding ABC transporter permease, with protein MSTETGTSAGAGTTAPSSSVNPESVRAVAKKDFQDSVRSWMFWGLSIFFFTLLVTVTGVISYFNEDIAVQGATTEALVLFVSQITRLVIPLIALVLGWKAIAGERETGSIKILLSLPHSRKDVLLGKLIGRSAVLSLSLVIGFALAAVVVAALLGSFDIVDYASLLVMAIIYGVAYTSIAVSLSSVTRSTTIAGAAMFGVFILFYVVWNAIQTVFQLLMNRGTIEGVSYTTEFPTADGSVQEVTRDRLPDWALFVDTIDPGNAFQNAITVLSSTGGGELGTAYPDAYFADGVPFYLQDWFSFIILLAWIVVPIAVALYRFDKVDL; from the coding sequence ATGAGCACGGAGACCGGAACGAGCGCCGGTGCGGGGACGACCGCTCCGTCCAGTTCGGTCAACCCCGAGAGCGTCCGCGCGGTCGCGAAGAAGGACTTCCAGGACTCGGTCCGCTCCTGGATGTTCTGGGGCCTGAGCATCTTCTTCTTTACGCTGCTCGTCACCGTGACGGGCGTCATCTCGTACTTCAACGAAGACATCGCGGTGCAGGGTGCGACGACCGAGGCGCTCGTCCTCTTCGTCAGCCAGATCACCCGTTTGGTCATCCCGCTGATCGCGCTGGTGCTCGGCTGGAAGGCCATCGCCGGCGAACGCGAAACCGGGAGCATCAAGATCCTGCTCTCGCTGCCCCACTCCCGGAAGGACGTCCTCCTCGGGAAACTGATCGGTCGATCGGCCGTGCTCTCGCTCTCGCTCGTCATCGGGTTCGCACTCGCCGCCGTCGTCGTCGCCGCCCTGCTCGGGAGCTTCGATATCGTCGACTACGCGAGCCTGCTCGTGATGGCGATCATCTACGGCGTCGCCTACACGAGCATCGCCGTCTCGCTCTCGTCGGTGACGCGATCGACGACGATCGCCGGGGCCGCGATGTTCGGCGTGTTCATTCTGTTCTACGTCGTCTGGAACGCGATCCAGACCGTTTTCCAGCTACTGATGAACCGCGGGACGATCGAGGGCGTGAGCTACACGACTGAATTCCCGACCGCGGACGGCTCCGTTCAGGAAGTGACGCGGGACCGGCTGCCCGACTGGGCGCTGTTCGTCGACACGATCGATCCCGGCAACGCGTTCCAGAACGCGATCACGGTCCTCAGTTCGACCGGCGGGGGCGAACTCGGGACGGCCTATCCCGACGCCTACTTCGCCGACGGCGTTCCGTTCTACCTCCAGGACTGGTTCTCCTTCATCATCTTGCTGGCCTGGATCGTCGTCCCGATCGCCGTCGCGCTCTACCGGTTCGACAAGGTCGACCTCTGA
- a CDS encoding excinuclease ABC subunit C, with the protein MNADGVRERARSVPREPGVYQFQEGDTTLYVGKAVDLRSRVGSYADPRSARIRRMVDRADGIEIAVTDTETQALLLEANLIKRHQPRYNVRLKDDKSYPMVQLTNHEAPRIEITRDPAESATVFGPYTNKGQVETVVKALRETYGVRGCSDHKYAGRDRPCLDYEMGLCTAPCTREIDLESYGEDVTAVERFFEGETGILADPLRREMEAAAEERNFERAANLRDRLETVEAFHGEGGEAVQSVGDERAVDVLGVAIEGADATVARLRAEDGKLVDRDRHTMDAPGAGEAPAGSADGAGEGVPAVLAAFVVQYYAERDLPDALLLPERHGDEEVAAWLDAEGVAVRVPGAGREAKLVELALKNARRNVGGRDECGMLADAIGIDAARRIEGFDVSHAQGTSAVGSNVTFVEGSAEKADYRRKKLTDQNDDYDNMRALLGWRASRAVEGRDDRPDPDLLVIDGGAGQLQAARDALADAGWDVPAIALAKAEERVITPDREFSWPSDAPHLHLLQRVRDEAHRFAVQYHQTVRDEVKTVLDDVPGVGPETRTQLLGRFGSVENVREASIEDLRSVPGVGEKTAETIKSRL; encoded by the coding sequence ATGAACGCTGACGGGGTTCGCGAGCGGGCGCGATCGGTACCGCGTGAGCCCGGCGTCTACCAGTTTCAGGAGGGGGATACGACGCTGTACGTCGGGAAGGCCGTCGACCTCCGGAGTCGGGTCGGCTCCTACGCCGACCCGCGAAGCGCACGCATCCGCCGGATGGTCGATCGGGCCGACGGGATCGAGATCGCGGTCACGGACACCGAGACGCAGGCGCTGTTGCTCGAGGCGAACCTCATCAAACGCCACCAGCCGCGGTACAACGTCCGGCTCAAGGACGACAAGTCGTACCCGATGGTGCAGTTGACGAACCACGAGGCTCCGCGGATCGAGATCACTCGCGATCCGGCGGAATCGGCGACCGTCTTCGGCCCGTACACGAACAAGGGGCAGGTCGAGACCGTCGTGAAGGCGCTGCGCGAAACGTACGGCGTCCGAGGGTGTTCCGACCACAAGTACGCGGGACGCGATCGGCCCTGTCTCGATTACGAGATGGGGCTGTGTACCGCGCCCTGCACCCGCGAGATCGACCTCGAGAGCTACGGCGAGGACGTCACCGCCGTCGAACGGTTCTTCGAGGGCGAGACGGGCATCCTCGCCGATCCGCTGCGCCGTGAGATGGAGGCCGCCGCCGAGGAGCGGAACTTCGAACGCGCGGCGAACCTGCGCGATCGACTCGAGACCGTCGAGGCGTTCCACGGCGAGGGCGGCGAGGCGGTCCAGTCGGTCGGCGACGAACGGGCCGTCGACGTACTCGGGGTCGCGATCGAGGGCGCGGACGCGACCGTCGCCCGCCTGCGCGCCGAGGACGGCAAACTGGTCGATCGGGATCGCCACACCATGGACGCGCCGGGAGCCGGCGAAGCCCCAGCAGGGAGTGCCGACGGGGCCGGCGAGGGCGTCCCCGCCGTGCTCGCGGCCTTCGTCGTCCAGTACTACGCCGAGCGCGACCTGCCGGACGCGCTGCTCCTCCCCGAGCGCCACGGCGACGAAGAGGTCGCGGCGTGGCTCGACGCCGAGGGCGTCGCCGTCCGGGTTCCGGGCGCGGGCCGCGAAGCGAAACTGGTCGAACTCGCGCTCAAGAACGCCCGCCGCAACGTCGGCGGCCGCGACGAGTGTGGCATGCTCGCGGACGCGATCGGGATCGACGCCGCCCGGCGGATCGAGGGGTTCGACGTGAGCCACGCCCAGGGCACGTCGGCGGTCGGGAGCAACGTCACGTTCGTCGAGGGCAGCGCCGAGAAAGCGGACTATCGCCGGAAGAAGCTGACCGATCAGAACGACGACTACGACAACATGCGCGCGCTCCTCGGGTGGCGCGCCAGCCGGGCCGTCGAGGGGCGCGACGATCGGCCGGATCCCGACCTGCTCGTGATCGACGGCGGCGCGGGACAACTCCAGGCCGCCCGCGACGCGCTGGCCGACGCGGGGTGGGACGTCCCGGCGATCGCGCTGGCGAAGGCCGAGGAGCGCGTGATCACCCCCGATCGGGAGTTCTCGTGGCCGTCGGACGCGCCGCACCTCCACCTCCTCCAGCGCGTGCGCGACGAGGCCCACCGCTTCGCGGTCCAGTACCACCAGACGGTCCGAGACGAGGTGAAAACGGTGTTAGACGACGTGCCTGGCGTCGGCCCCGAGACGCGCACGCAACTGCTCGGCCGGTTCGGCAGCGTCGAGAACGTCCGTGAGGCGTCGATCGAGGACCTCCGGAGCGTCCCCGGCGTCGGCGAGAAGACGGCCGAGACGATCAAGTCGAGGCTGTAG